From the genome of Leguminivora glycinivorella isolate SPB_JAAS2020 chromosome 26, LegGlyc_1.1, whole genome shotgun sequence, one region includes:
- the LOC125239830 gene encoding uncharacterized protein LOC125239830, with amino-acid sequence MAKKGYKIVFDSDGCEILDNGVIAATATLKNDVYILDTVEACSKVPLQNKQVANAAVEEERAVSSDETVSAASEKVWHRRLSHLNRRSMELLRKGIPQEQWHRASNDSSWLRCPERGRGAREQDSDAGGKVHATRCRPEQRILGGSCQHGSLR; translated from the exons ATGGCTAAAAAAGGCTATAAGATAGTATTCGACTCCGATGGTTGTGAAATTTTAGATAATGGGGTTATTGCCGCGACGGCTACTTTGAAAAATGACGTGTATATCCTTGACACTGTTGAGGCTTGTTCAAAGGTTCCTTTACAGAACAAACAGGTGGCCAACGCAGCAGTGGAGGAGGAGCGTGCGGTTTCTAGCGACGAAACTGTCTCTGCAGCTTCAGAGAAAGTTTGGCATCGTCGTCTTTCGCATCTCAACAGAAGAAGCATGGAACTTTTAAGAAAAG GCATACCTCAGGAGCAATGGCATCGTGCATCAAACGACAGTTCCTGGCTGCGCTGCCCAGAACGGGGTCGCGGAGCGCGCGAACAGGACAGTGATGCAGGCGGCAAGGTGCATGCTACAAGATGCAGGCCTGAGCAACGAATTTTGGGCGGAAGCTGTCAACACGGCAGTCTACGTTAA